In one window of Paenibacillus xylanexedens DNA:
- a CDS encoding recombinase family protein — protein sequence MRTITREYGYARVSTKNQNEDRQLTVLREQGIPEDYIFVDKVSGKNFDRPEYQLLKRVLRAGDTLFVKSINRFGRNKQEILKEWQWLIDAKVHVVVIDIPILDTRKYQELDGINQLIMDLVLQLLSWLAEEERNEIKQAQAEGIAEARKKGKHLGRPQINLKTLTPGQRGILEENYKSWKNNELSAVDFMKKLDLKKNTFYKIVREYEQQAFV from the coding sequence ATGAGAACAATTACGAGAGAATACGGATACGCTAGGGTTTCCACTAAAAATCAAAATGAAGATCGGCAGTTAACCGTATTACGGGAACAGGGTATTCCAGAGGATTATATTTTTGTAGATAAGGTTAGCGGCAAGAATTTTGACCGTCCAGAATATCAGCTCTTGAAGCGTGTACTTCGAGCGGGAGACACCTTGTTTGTTAAGTCTATCAATCGCTTTGGTAGAAACAAACAGGAAATTTTGAAGGAATGGCAATGGCTGATCGATGCGAAGGTTCACGTTGTCGTGATCGACATTCCCATACTTGATACGCGCAAGTACCAGGAGTTGGATGGGATCAATCAGCTCATTATGGATTTGGTGCTTCAGCTATTGAGCTGGCTTGCGGAAGAAGAGCGGAATGAGATTAAACAGGCACAGGCTGAAGGGATTGCCGAAGCCAGGAAGAAAGGGAAGCACCTGGGGAGACCGCAAATAAATCTAAAAACTCTTACGCCAGGGCAGAGGGGCATCCTAGAGGAAAATTATAAGAGCTGGAAGAATAATGAGCTATCGGCTGTGGATTTTATGAAAAAGCTGGATCTGAAGAAAAACACTTTTTACAAAATAGTGAGGGAATATGAACAACAAGCATTTGTATAG
- a CDS encoding AbrB/MazE/SpoVT family DNA-binding domain-containing protein codes for MKKDRNTGMVRKIDALGRIVLPMELRRVLGIEIGDPLEYFVDDDNVRLTLRTYRTQECMFCLTTVELSYFKEYFICGSCLEQVSGNEKLPEEVAASDPEVAATLEEVNTEKEIAIKPKWARSKETILLLAKVMEQYPDAPQKKWAELVGISQGRVSQLVKKLNTADRSPGSGEH; via the coding sequence ATGAAAAAAGATAGAAATACGGGAATGGTACGCAAGATAGATGCATTGGGGCGTATTGTGCTGCCGATGGAATTGCGGCGTGTACTTGGAATTGAGATTGGCGATCCGCTTGAATATTTTGTTGATGATGATAATGTACGTCTGACACTGAGGACATATCGAACCCAGGAATGCATGTTTTGTTTAACAACCGTTGAGCTGTCTTATTTTAAGGAATATTTCATCTGTGGTTCATGTTTAGAACAGGTTTCCGGAAACGAGAAATTGCCTGAAGAGGTAGCGGCATCCGATCCGGAAGTGGCCGCTACGTTGGAAGAAGTAAACACTGAAAAAGAAATAGCGATTAAACCAAAATGGGCACGAAGCAAGGAAACAATCCTCCTGCTGGCTAAGGTTATGGAACAGTACCCGGATGCACCACAAAAAAAGTGGGCCGAGCTGGTGGGTATATCCCAGGGCCGAGTCAGTCAGTTAGTGAAAAAATTGAATACAGCCGACCGATCTCCTGGATCTGGTGAACACTGA